The Flavipsychrobacter sp. genome contains the following window.
AGGGGGCACACTCTACTCTACCTTCATCAACATTAGCGATATGAAACTGGTACTGGTATACCAACTAGATAATAAGAAGGTAACAAAACTAGACCTCAAAAAAACATTTGCACAGGGTAAAAGAAGAAAGATACCGTTGAAGTAATACCTTTACATAATGGCAGAAATACAGAAGAACAACCCGCTACACGGCATTACCCTACTCATGATGCTGGAGCAACTGGTAGACCGTTTTGGTTTTGAAGAGCTGGGCAACCGCATCAATATCCGCTGCTTCAGGTACGACCCCAGTATAAAATCGAGCCTCACCTTCCTGCGCAAAACACCTTGGGCACGCAAACAGGTGGAAGACCTGTATCTACTGATGATAACGGAAGATTAAAACAACACATTAGGCACTACAAAGTGTAAAGCTGATAAGGTATAACAGTCCACCTGCTAAGAGACTATACATACCCCATGCTCTTAACTCCCACTTCTTGGAGGTGCTGATAAAAGACAACACAAAAAGCAGCAGACCAAATAGAAGTATCAGCAAGGGAAAGTTTCTGAAAAACAGCCAAGTATTACTCATGCTGTAAGATATAACAAAGCCAAGAAGAAAAGCTTTATCTTAGTAGTAGATGAAACAATACCTTTCCTTACTCTCCTTTTTGATCATTAGCATTGCCACAACTGCACAACCAGTAGAACAACAAGAGGAGACCACCACATGGAGATACCACAACACACCTTATATATTCAAGGCAAAGGTGCTCACCAAAAACCTTTTCGAGAAGGAAGGCAATAT
Protein-coding sequences here:
- a CDS encoding VF530 family protein; the encoded protein is MAEIQKNNPLHGITLLMMLEQLVDRFGFEELGNRINIRCFRYDPSIKSSLTFLRKTPWARKQVEDLYLLMITED